A window of the Oncorhynchus masou masou isolate Uvic2021 chromosome 13, UVic_Omas_1.1, whole genome shotgun sequence genome harbors these coding sequences:
- the LOC135551405 gene encoding uncharacterized protein LOC135551405: MTTTSTTPTTTFTTTTTTTTTTAHLAVVTLQVTIQEVFVPALSNPQSTEFHTLAVTITSVCDVIYRAKYGIFFIRTIVISFIPVFRSRMAADTQVVLEVVFNETAIATIVNTTMPKDIDVKDTLKEAVTNPNSTFNLSVVPNSITIIRVPNTSTGATTITMATPVITTIVPAAPTTTTAAATTTSVATNTLTTVSVEFTSKGETFISDLSTSSSQAFQTRASLIKTQLEPFYRSAFASFNSLTVIKFRNGSIINTMNLDFSSSAVPNSKEIGTVLIKAAQNITAFNINPTSVTVSGEVVTSSGISSKTSLFTASCLVVLSLLLSS, translated from the exons ATGACAACTACCAGCACAACTCCAACAACTACTTTTACTACTACGACAACAACTACCACAACGACTGCACATCTTGCAGTGGTTACATTACAAGTCACCATACAAGAGGTTTTTGTACCAGCTTTGAGTAATCCTCAAAGCACAGAATTTCATACACTTGCGGTAACCATTACTTCAGTG TGTGACGTGATCTATCGAGCAAAATATGGGATATTTTTCATCCGGACGATTGTCATTTCATTCAT ACCAGTGTTCCGTTCTCGTATGGCAGCAGACACACAGGTGGTGCTGGAAGTGGTGTTCAATGAGACCGCCATTGCAACTATCGTGAATACAACTATGCCCAAGGACATTGACGTTAAAGATACActgaaagaggctgtgaccaatccaaactctacCTTCAACCTCTCTGTGGTTCCAAACTCCATCACTATTATCA GGGTcccaaatacatccacaggtgccaCCACAATTACAATGGCTACTCCTGTCATCACAACCATTGTCCCAGCTGCTCCAACCACTACAACTGctgctgccaccacaacctctgTGGCTACAAATACACTCACTACAGTGTCTGTGGAGTTCACATCCAAAGGAGAGACATTTATCTCCGACCTATCAACCTCATCCTCTCAGGCCTTTCAAACTCGAGCATCACTGATTAAAACACAG CTTGAACCTTTCTATCGATCAGCTTTCGCCTCTTTCAACAGTTTGACAGTAATAAAATTCAG AAATGGATCAATCATTAACACCATGAATTTAGACTTTAGCTCCTCCGCTGTGCCAAATTCCAAGGAAATTGGCACCGTGTTGATAAAGGCTGCACAAAACATCACAGCTTTCAACATCAACCCCACGTCAGTTACTGTCAGTGGTGAAG TTGTGACCTCAAGTGGAATAAGCAGCAAGACCAGTCTCTTCACTgcttcctgtctggtggtgttgTCGCTGCTGCTGTCAAGCTAG